Proteins from one Halovivax limisalsi genomic window:
- the cas7b gene encoding type I-B CRISPR-associated protein Cas7/Csh2, which translates to MSETDADSDVTNRSEIVFVTDAQDCNPNGDPMGENRPRIDPVTQQAAITDVRLKRYLRDQLRADNHPIFVKRTDDGAEIRAALALDLFDEVESVEDLDEVDDIESEFLARATDIRYFGATLSFNADTNDELYEAVKERFPSQFTGPVQFSPARSLNAVETSEETSMLTSVIATQDEKEQGGFGLDDHRIKYGIFPFHGLVDENGASDTHLNETDVERLDTLCWRAVKNQTISRSKIGQEPRLYVRAEYSTDGYHVGDLHNAITLDETESKPDGEMRSVRDVCLDVSDLVETLESVADDGHLGTVHIAGSDRLAVTCDGAEIEFADEIADELEDRGVPVDGFDVYEKFNEMSTAE; encoded by the coding sequence ATGTCCGAAACCGACGCCGATTCCGACGTCACGAATCGCTCAGAGATCGTCTTCGTAACCGACGCTCAGGACTGCAATCCAAATGGGGACCCAATGGGCGAGAATCGTCCGCGCATCGATCCAGTCACCCAGCAGGCGGCGATCACTGACGTCCGACTGAAACGGTACCTCCGCGACCAACTGCGGGCCGACAACCATCCGATTTTCGTCAAGCGAACCGACGACGGTGCCGAGATCCGTGCAGCCCTGGCGCTTGACCTGTTTGACGAAGTCGAATCGGTCGAGGATCTCGACGAGGTTGACGACATCGAAAGCGAGTTCCTGGCGCGAGCGACTGACATCCGATATTTCGGTGCGACACTCTCGTTCAACGCGGACACCAACGACGAACTGTACGAGGCCGTCAAGGAGCGATTCCCGAGCCAGTTCACCGGACCAGTCCAGTTCTCGCCGGCTCGCTCTCTCAACGCTGTCGAAACTAGCGAGGAGACGAGCATGCTTACGAGTGTCATCGCGACGCAGGACGAGAAGGAACAGGGTGGCTTCGGACTCGACGACCATCGGATTAAGTACGGTATCTTCCCGTTTCATGGACTGGTTGACGAAAACGGTGCCAGTGATACCCACTTGAACGAGACTGACGTCGAACGGCTCGACACGCTCTGTTGGCGCGCAGTTAAGAACCAGACCATCTCGCGAAGCAAGATCGGTCAGGAGCCGCGGCTGTACGTCCGGGCCGAGTACTCGACCGATGGCTACCACGTCGGGGACCTGCACAACGCCATCACGCTCGATGAGACCGAATCAAAACCAGACGGCGAAATGCGCTCGGTTCGGGACGTCTGCCTCGACGTCAGCGATCTCGTGGAAACGCTCGAGTCCGTGGCCGATGACGGTCATCTCGGTACGGTTCATATCGCAGGAAGCGATCGATTGGCCGTTACGTGTGATGGCGCCGAAATCGAATTTGCTGACGAGATAGCCGACGAACTCGAAGACCGTGGCGTTCCCGTCGACGGGTTCGATGTCTACGAGAAGTTCAACGAAATGTCGACGGCGGAGTGA
- the cas8b gene encoding type I-B CRISPR-associated protein Cas8b/Csh1: MTGLDRTKLDQYLPDGPITSLRRIQTLYGALAEASSGDLIGGDPEFGLYYTPGELEGFTTSDPGENKRYLITVEVDLTAETVTAEDVNVDVDFLEPETVGKLGFARYPWGRGIDHSITRRGAKGGSDTDAAATYCIDCLERWTNADGREPAIGEVAKTHPDGWVIQLLQELGTEEVVQEKIRDLLHERYTDDERVVTTVKLRLDPEDLEEEPNGEETGWFYPGEIGVLNAGMKARKDDKLASKQVSTPSRGESACMVTGDRTEVFGTAEDPLAFFTLQHAEKFEGIRREQAWRSHPVSSDAALLIQSGSSLVDACRTTRNGLGVYTLPYFVDTDERDAEELYHALERLQEFDGDDQHPMFFLEKTIEEEAGREKAESLRFYVISLRNDSGDINVIHEVPDVSPYWPRKIASAHRTVLHESSAFGPSGFEFVENWQPITPLTEADDVVNSIVSGRYAWGTMPVMAGDEGAMADDLSEWLTYALLTGAEIPVERLLSGYVERIEQEYRDDEEDRLPTNHIKTQFAQLEALARAGLLTGDSSSEDLTTPPETMTQDVPTKAEIAGDGDLTRSAVRRYRLEQFIEERESLADNPHRKSAFLFGVLVGMVSYHQSDTRDMNRTVVDQYPPTQVTIDRLVRVWPELAEKSDVYAKDVGWVGTSLFPEVLDKQTEGFVHPGEWDLSLQDVRFFYALGVTFGKRADTRARDLAERIESEGGEPNDAEAANVA; the protein is encoded by the coding sequence ATGACTGGGCTGGACCGGACGAAACTCGATCAGTACCTCCCAGACGGACCGATAACGTCGTTGCGACGGATTCAAACGCTCTACGGCGCTCTCGCCGAAGCGTCCAGCGGCGACCTGATCGGTGGCGACCCGGAGTTCGGGCTCTACTACACGCCTGGCGAACTCGAGGGGTTCACGACGTCGGATCCGGGTGAGAACAAGCGGTACCTGATCACGGTTGAAGTAGATCTCACTGCCGAGACTGTGACGGCCGAGGACGTCAACGTCGACGTGGACTTTTTGGAGCCAGAGACCGTCGGAAAACTCGGATTCGCTCGCTATCCGTGGGGTCGCGGTATCGACCACAGCATCACTCGCCGTGGTGCCAAGGGCGGCTCGGATACCGATGCTGCAGCCACATATTGTATCGACTGTCTGGAGCGCTGGACGAACGCGGACGGCCGGGAACCCGCTATCGGCGAGGTTGCAAAAACCCATCCAGATGGCTGGGTCATTCAGCTATTACAGGAACTCGGGACGGAAGAAGTCGTTCAGGAGAAAATCAGGGACCTACTCCATGAGAGATATACTGACGATGAGCGTGTCGTCACTACGGTCAAACTTCGACTTGACCCTGAAGACCTCGAAGAGGAGCCCAACGGCGAGGAGACTGGCTGGTTCTACCCTGGCGAGATAGGCGTTCTCAACGCGGGAATGAAAGCGCGGAAAGATGACAAACTGGCCTCTAAACAGGTGAGTACGCCGTCGCGAGGTGAAAGCGCTTGCATGGTCACCGGCGATCGTACAGAAGTGTTCGGTACCGCCGAAGACCCCCTTGCATTCTTCACGCTCCAGCACGCCGAGAAGTTTGAGGGAATACGAAGAGAGCAAGCTTGGCGCTCACACCCGGTTTCATCCGACGCTGCACTCCTGATCCAATCCGGTTCCTCACTCGTAGATGCCTGTCGAACGACCCGGAACGGGCTCGGTGTCTACACGCTTCCGTACTTCGTCGACACGGACGAACGGGACGCGGAAGAACTTTACCACGCACTCGAGCGGCTCCAAGAGTTTGATGGTGACGACCAGCATCCGATGTTCTTCCTCGAAAAGACCATCGAGGAGGAGGCTGGCCGGGAAAAAGCTGAATCCTTGCGCTTCTACGTCATCTCGTTACGGAATGACAGCGGCGATATCAACGTCATTCACGAGGTACCGGACGTCTCGCCGTACTGGCCCCGAAAGATCGCGAGTGCACACCGAACCGTCCTCCACGAGTCGAGCGCATTCGGCCCAAGTGGCTTCGAGTTCGTCGAGAACTGGCAGCCGATTACGCCACTTACCGAGGCTGACGACGTGGTAAATTCGATCGTCAGTGGTCGCTACGCCTGGGGAACCATGCCGGTAATGGCGGGTGACGAGGGTGCGATGGCAGACGATCTCTCCGAGTGGCTCACCTACGCGCTTCTGACGGGGGCGGAGATTCCCGTTGAGCGGTTACTCTCTGGGTACGTCGAGCGAATCGAACAGGAGTATCGGGATGATGAGGAGGACCGACTACCGACCAACCACATCAAGACGCAGTTCGCCCAGCTCGAAGCGCTGGCGAGAGCCGGGTTGCTGACCGGCGATTCGTCGTCCGAAGATCTGACGACGCCACCAGAAACAATGACCCAAGACGTTCCAACGAAGGCGGAGATCGCGGGTGATGGCGATCTCACTCGTAGTGCCGTCCGACGGTACAGACTCGAACAGTTCATCGAAGAAAGGGAGTCGCTGGCCGACAATCCCCACCGAAAAAGTGCGTTCTTGTTCGGCGTCCTCGTCGGGATGGTGAGCTACCACCAGTCGGACACGAGGGATATGAACCGGACGGTTGTCGATCAATATCCACCGACGCAGGTAACCATCGATCGCCTCGTCAGGGTCTGGCCGGAACTCGCAGAGAAGAGCGACGTGTACGCGAAAGACGTAGGCTGGGTAGGAACGTCGCTCTTCCCGGAGGTTCTCGATAAGCAAACTGAGGGATTCGTCCATCCTGGTGAGTGGGACCTGTCGCTCCAAGATGTTCGGTTCTTCTACGCCCTCGGTGTCACTTTCGGTAAGCGAGCCGATACTCGGGCACGCGACCTTGCGGAACGGATCGAATCCGAGGGCGGGGAACCGAACGACGCGGAGGCCGCAAATGTCGCATAG
- the cas6 gene encoding CRISPR-associated endoribonuclease Cas6, translating into MRILARLRARADSVYDNTYHDKLRGRMWRALEGTEFDDRHDEHQPTGLCFSNPFPPGNLSEDDQRTLLVASPERDLLGTVANDFDEDPELNIGEMPFEITDMSLLAPDVGEPGTRGVLETGTGVLVRIPPERCEEYGIETDGENPTFWKPEHTLEPLKTQLENNLDQKHSQFCPEDLPGPSDRPGDLFDSYELIKTYALPVTVTQGVEMTYIMSKWRFGYEVRDDHHRRHLNLALDIGVGERNMLGFGFLNIDEDSVVPAGQAAREISGRRGQAR; encoded by the coding sequence ATGAGAATCCTGGCCCGGCTTCGTGCACGCGCAGATTCAGTCTATGACAATACGTATCACGACAAGCTTCGTGGGCGTATGTGGAGAGCGCTGGAGGGGACGGAATTTGACGACCGACACGACGAACACCAGCCAACCGGGCTGTGTTTCTCGAATCCGTTCCCGCCTGGAAATCTGTCGGAGGATGACCAGCGAACACTACTCGTCGCATCTCCGGAGCGAGATCTACTCGGCACCGTCGCGAACGATTTCGACGAAGACCCTGAGCTAAATATCGGTGAAATGCCGTTCGAGATCACCGATATGTCCCTTCTCGCGCCAGACGTCGGCGAGCCAGGAACGCGCGGTGTCCTCGAAACGGGAACGGGCGTTCTCGTTCGAATTCCCCCGGAGCGCTGCGAGGAGTATGGTATCGAAACGGACGGCGAGAACCCGACCTTCTGGAAACCCGAACACACGCTCGAACCACTGAAAACACAACTCGAGAACAACCTCGATCAGAAGCACAGTCAGTTCTGCCCTGAGGATTTGCCAGGTCCGAGCGATCGACCTGGCGATCTCTTCGACAGCTACGAACTAATCAAGACCTACGCACTGCCGGTGACGGTTACCCAGGGTGTCGAAATGACGTACATCATGAGCAAGTGGCGCTTCGGATACGAGGTTCGTGACGACCACCATCGTCGGCACCTGAACCTCGCCCTCGATATCGGCGTCGGCGAACGGAATATGCTGGGCTTCGGCTTCCTCAATATCGATGAGGATTCGGTCGTACCCGCTGGACAAGCGGCGAGAGAGATATCGGGTCGCCGGGGGCAGGCTCGATGA
- a CDS encoding winged helix-turn-helix domain-containing protein, with product MAQSPSRSGRPPIRQLQTVADILDTPSLARLYAHISRHGPVTVPEIVDELDLPQGTVYDYVGKLETADFVEKTREQRPYEYEARTIALTLSTDGDSRTITPALIAAVARREENDDVDVFVDRHGPDGLAAALEYAAEYVDGTVNHRIAARELDISPLEAEIILQALEPVAAEYADAAV from the coding sequence ATGGCGCAATCGCCGTCCCGGTCCGGTCGACCGCCGATTCGGCAGCTCCAGACGGTAGCCGACATCCTCGATACGCCGTCGCTCGCTCGCCTGTACGCACACATTTCCCGGCACGGCCCGGTCACCGTGCCGGAGATCGTCGACGAGCTCGACCTCCCCCAGGGAACCGTCTACGACTACGTCGGGAAGCTCGAAACGGCTGACTTCGTCGAGAAAACCCGCGAGCAGCGCCCCTACGAGTACGAGGCCCGCACCATCGCGCTCACGCTCTCGACGGACGGCGACAGCCGGACGATTACGCCGGCGCTGATCGCAGCCGTCGCCCGCCGCGAGGAGAACGACGACGTCGACGTCTTCGTCGATCGCCACGGCCCCGACGGCCTGGCCGCCGCCCTCGAATACGCCGCCGAGTACGTCGACGGGACGGTCAATCATCGCATCGCGGCCAGGGAACTCGACATCTCGCCGCTGGAAGCCGAGATTATCCTCCAGGCGCTCGAACCCGTCGCCGCCGAGTACGCGGATGCGGCTGTATGA
- a CDS encoding aminotransferase class V-fold PLP-dependent enzyme, translating to MSHQRPDALDVPAIRSAYPILERTFDGTQLVYLDNAATTQTPDPVVDAMSDYYRETNANVHRGIHHLSQEASIAYEEAHDRLAEFVGASGGRRELVFTKNTTESENMIAHAWGLRELGPGDEVVLTQMEHHASLVTWQQVAMRAGADVKYIRVDDDGRLDMDHAREVISDDTAMLSAVHVSNTLGTVNPVSELVDLAHEHDALAFIDGAQAVPTRPVDVEAIDADFYAFSGHKMAGPTGIGCLYGKEDLLADLDPYLYGGGMIRKVTYDESSWGEVPWKFEAGTPPIAEAVGLAAAADYLDDIGMERVRAHEERLAAAAYDALSGIDGLTIYGPEPGPDRAGLVSFSMENVHAHDLASICNDHAVAIRAGDHCTQPLHDTLGVSATARASFYVYNSVDEIDPLVEAVEDARALFA from the coding sequence ATGAGTCATCAGCGTCCCGACGCGCTCGACGTTCCCGCCATCCGATCGGCCTACCCCATCCTCGAGCGGACCTTCGACGGCACCCAGCTCGTCTACCTCGACAACGCGGCGACGACGCAGACGCCAGATCCCGTCGTCGACGCGATGAGCGACTACTACCGCGAGACGAACGCGAACGTCCACCGCGGCATCCACCACCTGAGCCAGGAGGCGTCGATCGCCTACGAGGAGGCTCACGACCGCCTGGCCGAGTTCGTCGGCGCGAGCGGCGGCCGGAGGGAACTCGTCTTCACGAAGAACACCACCGAGAGCGAGAACATGATCGCCCACGCGTGGGGCCTTCGCGAACTCGGCCCCGGCGACGAGGTCGTCCTCACCCAGATGGAACACCACGCCTCGCTGGTCACCTGGCAGCAGGTGGCCATGCGCGCCGGCGCTGACGTGAAGTACATCCGCGTCGACGACGACGGCCGCCTCGACATGGACCACGCCCGCGAGGTCATCTCCGACGACACGGCGATGCTCTCGGCGGTCCACGTCTCGAACACGCTGGGGACGGTCAACCCCGTCTCCGAGCTGGTCGACCTGGCCCACGAGCACGACGCGCTGGCCTTCATCGACGGCGCCCAGGCGGTGCCCACCCGGCCCGTCGACGTCGAGGCGATCGACGCCGACTTCTACGCCTTCTCCGGGCACAAGATGGCCGGCCCGACCGGCATCGGCTGTCTCTACGGCAAGGAGGATCTGCTTGCGGACCTCGATCCCTACCTCTACGGCGGCGGGATGATCCGCAAGGTCACCTACGACGAATCCTCGTGGGGCGAGGTGCCCTGGAAGTTCGAGGCCGGCACGCCGCCGATCGCGGAGGCGGTCGGGCTGGCCGCCGCGGCGGACTACCTCGACGACATCGGCATGGAGCGCGTCCGCGCCCACGAGGAGCGACTCGCCGCCGCGGCCTACGACGCCCTCTCGGGGATCGACGGCCTGACGATTTACGGCCCCGAGCCCGGTCCCGACCGGGCCGGCCTGGTGAGCTTCTCGATGGAGAACGTCCACGCCCACGACCTCGCGTCGATCTGTAACGACCACGCGGTCGCGATTCGGGCCGGCGATCACTGCACCCAGCCGCTGCACGATACGCTCGGCGTCTCCGCGACCGCGCGCGCCTCGTTCTACGTCTACAACTCCGTCGACGAGATCGACCCGCTCGTCGAGGCGGTCGAGGACGCCCGGGCGCTGTTCGCGTAG
- a CDS encoding preprotein translocase subunit Sec61beta, whose protein sequence is MDKGQNTGGLMSSAGLVRYFDAEDQNAIRIDPKTVLVFGVLLGVFVQLLSFMA, encoded by the coding sequence ATGGATAAAGGACAGAACACTGGCGGCCTGATGTCCAGTGCGGGTCTCGTCAGGTACTTCGACGCGGAAGACCAGAACGCCATCCGCATCGACCCCAAGACGGTGCTGGTCTTCGGCGTCCTTCTGGGCGTCTTCGTCCAGCTGCTGTCGTTCATGGCCTGA
- the pdxT gene encoding pyridoxal 5'-phosphate synthase glutaminase subunit PdxT: MTLTAGVIAVQGDVSEHAEAIERAGARRDRTVAVREVRESGVVPECDLLAMPGGESTTISRLIHDEGIAPEIRTHVEDGKPLLATCAGLIVASRDAADDRVTELGLLDVTVERNAFGRQRDSFEAPLSVAGLDEPFPAVFIRAPAIADVGAATVLSAWDGRPVAVRQGPVVGCSFHPELTRDDRLHGLTFFDEPRPEPAR; the protein is encoded by the coding sequence ATGACGCTGACTGCGGGGGTGATCGCCGTGCAGGGTGACGTCTCGGAGCACGCCGAGGCGATCGAGCGCGCGGGAGCGCGGCGCGACCGGACCGTCGCGGTCCGCGAGGTTCGCGAGTCGGGAGTGGTGCCCGAGTGCGACCTGCTGGCGATGCCGGGCGGGGAGTCGACGACCATCTCGCGGCTGATCCACGACGAGGGGATCGCCCCGGAGATCCGGACCCACGTCGAGGACGGAAAGCCGCTGCTTGCCACCTGCGCGGGGTTGATCGTCGCCTCGCGTGACGCGGCCGACGACCGCGTCACGGAACTCGGTCTGCTCGACGTGACCGTCGAGCGCAACGCGTTCGGCCGCCAGCGCGACAGCTTCGAGGCGCCGCTCTCCGTCGCGGGGCTCGACGAACCCTTCCCCGCCGTCTTCATCCGCGCCCCGGCGATCGCGGACGTCGGCGCGGCGACGGTGCTCTCCGCCTGGGACGGCCGCCCCGTGGCGGTTCGACAGGGGCCGGTCGTCGGCTGTTCGTTCCACCCGGAACTCACCCGCGACGACCGGCTCCACGGGCTCACCTTCTTCGACGAACCGCGCCCGGAGCCCGCCCGCTAG
- a CDS encoding bifunctional nuclease family protein, whose product MNATIDGVRLAGTPEGAVPVLILGVDDEDDVVPIFVGREEATSIARGLEAADIGRPLTHDLLLDVMEELGGRVERVVVSDLEERGADGGTYIADLHVTTPRGDAVVDARPSDSLALAARTNAPIEIHEDVFERSREDRETFADLADIRDVGGELA is encoded by the coding sequence ATGAACGCGACGATCGACGGCGTCCGCCTCGCCGGAACGCCGGAGGGTGCCGTCCCCGTGCTGATCCTGGGCGTCGACGACGAGGACGACGTCGTCCCGATCTTCGTCGGCCGGGAGGAGGCGACGAGCATCGCTCGCGGGCTCGAGGCGGCCGACATCGGTCGGCCCCTGACCCACGACCTGCTGCTCGACGTGATGGAGGAACTCGGCGGCCGCGTCGAACGCGTCGTCGTCAGCGACCTCGAAGAGCGCGGCGCCGACGGCGGCACCTACATCGCGGACTTGCACGTCACCACGCCGCGCGGGGACGCCGTCGTCGACGCGCGACCGAGCGACTCGCTGGCCCTCGCGGCCCGGACCAACGCCCCGATCGAGATACACGAGGACGTCTTCGAGCGGAGTCGCGAGGATCGCGAGACGTTCGCCGACCTCGCCGACATCCGCGACGTCGGAGGTGAACTCGCGTGA
- the hisE gene encoding phosphoribosyl-ATP diphosphatase: MLDELFAVIEQRKAQQPTGSYTASLFDHEKGENAVLEKIGEEATEVILAGKDDAPDDLAAESADLIYHLLVLLSMKELDVETLYAELESRR, from the coding sequence ATTCTCGACGAACTCTTCGCGGTGATCGAGCAGCGCAAGGCCCAGCAACCGACGGGGTCGTACACGGCCTCGCTGTTCGACCACGAGAAGGGCGAGAACGCCGTGCTGGAGAAGATCGGGGAGGAGGCGACCGAAGTGATCCTGGCCGGCAAAGACGACGCGCCCGACGACCTCGCCGCCGAGTCGGCCGACCTGATCTATCACCTGCTCGTCCTGCTCTCGATGAAGGAACTCGACGTCGAAACGCTGTACGCCGAACTCGAATCGCGGCGGTGA
- a CDS encoding metal-dependent hydrolase translates to MVVSRVVFYAGALATHAFLGYALVRAFTDADPWLGLGFGLLPDADFFFPAALEWPFVHRGLTHSPLVWLALVLAAVAARDRSVASAVGLAYGSHLLLDSLSPKGIEWLFPLQSDWSPGLPIHTVYDTPLLWTGCLALLAWRTTALDPYLPSELRTGTGSDS, encoded by the coding sequence ATGGTGGTGAGTCGAGTCGTCTTCTACGCGGGCGCGTTGGCCACCCACGCGTTCCTGGGGTACGCCCTCGTGCGAGCGTTCACCGACGCCGACCCCTGGCTCGGTCTCGGCTTCGGCCTGCTTCCCGACGCGGATTTCTTCTTTCCGGCGGCCCTGGAGTGGCCGTTCGTCCACCGCGGACTCACGCATTCGCCGCTCGTCTGGCTGGCGCTCGTCCTCGCGGCGGTCGCCGCCAGGGATCGGTCGGTCGCGAGCGCGGTCGGGCTGGCTTACGGCTCGCACCTGCTGCTCGATTCGCTCTCGCCGAAAGGCATCGAGTGGCTCTTTCCGCTGCAGTCCGACTGGAGCCCGGGACTGCCGATCCACACCGTCTACGACACGCCGCTGCTGTGGACCGGGTGCCTGGCCCTCCTCGCCTGGCGAACGACCGCCCTCGATCCGTACCTCCCGTCCGAACTCCGGACGGGCACCGGGTCCGATAGCTGA
- a CDS encoding lysylphosphatidylglycerol synthase transmembrane domain-containing protein: protein MNGRTRLTAILAAIGAIAVFAGLLFVVGAGRVVDALFAADPLLIAATLGVAVCWLAAWGLMLRTVLGTLDVSISPVSSFFVYSGAMFANNVTPFGQAGGEPVAALVISKVTDSRYETGLAGIASVDVLNVIPSVSLIVVGVGYYATTAALGQRLETALTSGLFIMAGIVLVVAFLWSARAWLVDRLPAAISGVAARIGRSRVDPAALEESIAGRLEGFVENVERVATDRLRLTAVLGLSLAGWLLQAVALLVAFLAVGHSIPFYVAIFVIPLANLAGAAPLPGGLGGIEAAFVALLVPTTGVAASAVTAAVLIFRGAVYWQPVLIGGAAVSAYGVRSVR from the coding sequence ATGAACGGTCGCACCCGTCTCACGGCCATCCTCGCCGCGATCGGGGCGATCGCCGTCTTCGCCGGCCTGCTGTTCGTCGTCGGCGCGGGCCGCGTCGTCGACGCCCTCTTCGCCGCCGACCCGCTCCTGATCGCGGCGACCCTCGGCGTCGCCGTCTGCTGGCTGGCGGCGTGGGGGCTGATGCTGCGAACCGTCCTCGGGACGCTCGACGTGTCGATCTCGCCGGTCTCCTCGTTCTTCGTCTACAGCGGGGCGATGTTCGCCAACAACGTCACGCCGTTCGGCCAGGCGGGCGGCGAACCGGTCGCGGCGCTGGTCATCTCGAAGGTGACCGACTCGCGCTACGAGACCGGCCTGGCCGGGATCGCGAGCGTCGACGTGCTCAACGTCATCCCGTCGGTCTCGCTGATCGTCGTCGGCGTCGGCTACTACGCGACGACCGCGGCGCTGGGCCAGCGCCTCGAGACGGCGCTCACCTCGGGCCTGTTCATCATGGCCGGGATCGTCCTCGTGGTCGCCTTCCTCTGGTCGGCCCGGGCGTGGCTCGTCGATCGGCTCCCGGCGGCGATCTCCGGGGTCGCGGCCCGCATCGGCCGCTCGCGCGTCGACCCCGCCGCGCTCGAGGAGTCGATCGCTGGCCGACTCGAGGGCTTCGTCGAGAACGTCGAGCGAGTGGCGACCGATCGCCTGCGCCTGACCGCGGTGCTGGGCCTCTCGCTCGCGGGCTGGTTGCTCCAGGCGGTCGCCCTCCTCGTGGCGTTCCTGGCCGTCGGTCACAGCATCCCGTTCTACGTGGCGATCTTCGTCATCCCGCTTGCAAACCTGGCAGGGGCCGCACCGCTCCCCGGGGGCCTCGGCGGGATCGAGGCGGCGTTCGTGGCGTTGCTCGTCCCGACGACGGGCGTGGCAGCGTCGGCGGTCACCGCGGCCGTGCTCATCTTCCGCGGGGCGGTCTACTGGCAACCGGTCCTGATCGGTGGCGCCGCCGTCTCCGCCTACGGCGTCCGGTCGGTCAGATAG
- a CDS encoding aryl-sulfate sulfotransferase — MSGRVRAALADGRSRVTRTRLRFAVVIVVVLSGAFLAVSASESISTATEADVPRAPEAQNHTVVTESGRAGTITVYGPGGDVAYYNNSRTKYFDADPVEGEPMTIEYAATDTIHSAGPTCSDPPCALNVIERIDLTEDDPQPAVVYERYDYKETAGEWHDSTRINETHVAIADIVADQVFVVDTETEIVEWLWDAQTEFPVEGGGPYPVDWAHINDVEYVDAPGDPNDGRIVASLRNQDQVVFLDPGTGLVDEWTLGSEDDHDVQFEQHNPDYIPESRGGPALLVADSENGRVQEFQREDGEWVRSWQWADDRIQWPRDADRLPNGNTLIADSHGQRVFEVDRSGEIVWSVPSTLPYEAERLETGAESAGGTSAAELGLESRTAADETDDGPLIDPLGLGDRVLQWLLPHRFYNGLLFATPAWMGGGEFAVLGVAVLSTLAWAGLEIRWRLHDADVRFRSPIYRGGD, encoded by the coding sequence ATGAGCGGGCGCGTTCGAGCGGCGCTCGCGGACGGCCGATCGCGGGTGACCCGCACCCGACTCCGGTTCGCGGTCGTCATCGTCGTCGTGCTGTCCGGCGCGTTTCTGGCGGTGTCGGCCTCGGAGAGCATCTCGACGGCGACCGAGGCGGACGTCCCGCGAGCCCCGGAGGCGCAGAACCACACGGTCGTCACCGAGTCGGGGCGGGCGGGGACGATCACCGTCTACGGACCGGGCGGTGACGTCGCCTACTACAACAACTCGCGGACGAAGTACTTCGACGCCGACCCGGTCGAGGGCGAGCCGATGACCATCGAGTACGCCGCGACGGACACGATCCACTCGGCGGGACCGACCTGTTCGGACCCGCCGTGCGCGCTGAACGTGATCGAACGGATCGACCTCACGGAGGATGATCCGCAACCGGCGGTCGTCTACGAGCGCTACGACTACAAGGAGACCGCCGGCGAGTGGCACGATTCGACCCGGATCAACGAGACGCACGTCGCGATCGCGGACATCGTCGCGGACCAGGTGTTCGTCGTCGACACGGAGACCGAGATCGTCGAGTGGCTCTGGGACGCCCAGACCGAGTTTCCGGTCGAGGGCGGCGGCCCCTACCCCGTAGACTGGGCCCACATCAACGACGTGGAGTACGTCGACGCGCCCGGCGATCCGAACGACGGCCGCATCGTCGCCAGCCTCCGCAACCAGGATCAGGTCGTCTTCCTCGACCCGGGGACGGGCCTGGTCGACGAGTGGACGCTCGGTTCGGAGGACGACCACGACGTCCAGTTCGAGCAGCACAATCCCGACTACATCCCCGAGTCCCGGGGCGGTCCGGCGCTGCTCGTCGCCGACTCGGAGAACGGCCGCGTCCAGGAGTTCCAGCGCGAGGACGGCGAGTGGGTTCGCTCGTGGCAGTGGGCCGACGACCGCATCCAGTGGCCCCGCGACGCCGACCGCCTGCCCAACGGGAACACGCTGATCGCCGACTCCCACGGCCAGCGCGTGTTCGAGGTCGACCGGAGCGGCGAGATCGTCTGGTCGGTTCCGTCGACGCTGCCCTACGAGGCCGAGCGCCTGGAGACGGGCGCCGAGAGCGCGGGCGGGACGAGCGCGGCCGAACTCGGGCTGGAATCGCGGACCGCGGCCGACGAGACGGACGACGGCCCCCTGATCGATCCGCTCGGTCTGGGCGACCGGGTGCTCCAGTGGCTCCTGCCACACCGGTTCTACAACGGGCTGCTGTTCGCGACGCCGGCCTGGATGGGCGGCGGCGAGTTCGCAGTTCTGGGCGTCGCGGTCCTGTCGACCCTGGCGTGGGCCGGTCTAGAAATCCGCTGGCGCCTGCACGACGCCGACGTCCGCTTCCGGTCGCCGATCTATCGCGGCGGCGACTGA